From the genome of Spirosomataceae bacterium TFI 002, one region includes:
- a CDS encoding Surface antigen codes for MRLLLPLFVIPILFVENNAFSQNELSNDSTSNKIFREKSLFVLPVAFRYPETGWGGGVAATSSWTWAKDSVGSKPSQASIGVTYTQNKQILAFFPFSVFAKNNKFYFNSDIGWYRYNYYYYGVGENVVPEEIFDVDYLRIRFLASRQINAKTYVGLRLNLEPYNVTGTEEGGELSSGKIFGSNDSRTSALGLAILRDTRDNVFYPRKGLFGEFSILPSTKLFGSNVEFLQLNLDLAKYASLSEKVVSASHIYAMNNFGKNVPFNQLALIGGAKRMRGIYYGYFRDKNAVILQEELRWEVWRFIGLVGFGAVTFMGDEVDYLRLTKPKFTYGAGLRIATKNHLNLRLDYGLSPYGSGNFYATIGEAF; via the coding sequence ATGCGACTCCTCCTTCCATTATTTGTAATTCCCATATTATTCGTTGAGAATAATGCATTTTCTCAAAATGAACTATCCAATGATAGTACGAGCAACAAAATTTTTAGAGAAAAGTCACTTTTCGTATTACCGGTAGCCTTCCGTTATCCTGAAACAGGTTGGGGTGGCGGTGTCGCAGCGACTTCTTCTTGGACTTGGGCAAAAGACAGTGTTGGCTCAAAACCCTCTCAGGCATCAATAGGAGTCACTTATACTCAGAATAAACAAATACTAGCTTTTTTCCCTTTCAGTGTATTTGCAAAAAATAACAAATTCTACTTTAACTCGGATATTGGTTGGTATCGGTACAATTACTACTACTATGGTGTAGGCGAAAACGTTGTTCCAGAAGAGATTTTTGATGTAGACTATTTGAGAATCAGATTCTTGGCGAGTAGACAAATCAATGCTAAAACCTATGTCGGTCTAAGGCTGAACTTAGAACCTTATAACGTTACAGGAACAGAGGAGGGTGGCGAATTGAGCTCTGGAAAAATATTTGGAAGCAATGATAGCCGTACTTCAGCTTTGGGCTTAGCGATATTGCGAGATACAAGAGACAATGTTTTCTATCCTCGCAAAGGACTATTTGGAGAGTTTAGCATTTTGCCGTCTACCAAGCTGTTTGGGTCCAATGTAGAATTCTTACAACTCAACTTAGATCTTGCAAAGTACGCTTCATTGAGCGAAAAGGTAGTTTCGGCATCACACATATATGCCATGAACAATTTTGGAAAAAATGTACCTTTCAATCAATTGGCTCTTATAGGTGGTGCTAAGCGTATGCGTGGTATTTATTATGGATACTTTAGAGATAAAAATGCTGTGATCTTACAGGAAGAACTTCGTTGGGAGGTTTGGAGATTTATTGGTTTGGTTGGATTTGGAGCGGTGACATTTATGGGAGATGAGGTAGACTACCTTAGGTTGACCAAACCAAAGTTTACCTATGGTGCTGGATTAAGAATAGCCACAAAAAATCACCTTAATTTAAGATTAGATTATGGACTGTCTCCATATGGCTCAGGTAACTTTTATGCTACTATAGGAGAAGCCTTTTAA
- a CDS encoding 2-dehydro-3-deoxygluconokinase, with product MRVVTIGEVMMRLVAPNHKRFIQAESFDITYGGGEANVGASLAQFGVDVSHVTVFPDNDLGDAATIFYKKFGVDVSNIIRRGKRLGTYFLEFGASVRPSKIIYDREFSAFSLADPAWFDWDKILAGADFLQWTGITPALSENCLQITKDALATAKKNGVTVLADVNYRSNLWNYGKTAQEVMPELISQCDIITCSEKDAFEIFGLQDFSNPAYDQESFIDAVQQMMNLFPNLKKIVTTRRNSISASTNELKGIGFDGEKYVETEFLMIDNIVDRIGGGDAFLAGIIYGELQNWDLHKTLSFANAASVLKHTIYGDVNICTVAEIEEIMAGNTSGRIKR from the coding sequence TTGAGAGTAGTAACTATAGGCGAGGTAATGATGCGTTTGGTAGCTCCAAACCACAAAAGGTTTATTCAAGCAGAATCTTTCGACATAACATACGGAGGTGGAGAAGCGAATGTAGGAGCTTCACTTGCACAGTTTGGTGTTGACGTAAGTCACGTAACTGTGTTTCCGGATAATGATTTGGGTGACGCAGCCACCATTTTTTATAAAAAATTTGGTGTTGATGTATCCAATATCATTAGAAGAGGAAAGCGATTAGGAACTTACTTCCTAGAGTTTGGAGCTTCTGTAAGGCCAAGTAAAATCATTTATGATCGTGAATTTTCAGCGTTTTCTCTAGCCGATCCTGCTTGGTTTGACTGGGATAAAATACTAGCCGGTGCTGATTTTCTTCAGTGGACAGGAATCACCCCTGCACTATCCGAGAACTGTTTGCAAATTACCAAAGATGCTCTTGCTACTGCCAAAAAGAATGGTGTTACTGTTCTGGCAGATGTGAATTACAGAAGCAACCTTTGGAATTACGGCAAAACAGCCCAAGAAGTAATGCCAGAACTTATTTCGCAATGTGATATCATTACCTGTAGTGAAAAAGACGCTTTTGAGATCTTTGGACTACAAGATTTCTCAAATCCAGCTTATGATCAAGAATCATTTATAGATGCAGTTCAGCAAATGATGAATCTTTTTCCAAACCTGAAGAAAATAGTTACGACAAGAAGAAATTCGATCAGTGCATCTACCAATGAGTTAAAAGGAATTGGTTTTGATGGCGAGAAATATGTGGAAACTGAATTCTTAATGATCGACAATATTGTGGATAGAATAGGAGGCGGAGATGCATTTTTAGCTGGTATAATTTATGGAGAATTGCAAAACTGGGATTTGCACAAAACCTTGAGTTTTGCAAATGCTGCCTCAGTTTTGAAGCATACGATTTATGGAGATGTGAATATTTGTACAGTTGCTGAAATAGAAGAAATAATGGCGGGAAACACTTCTGGCCGTATTAAAAGATAA
- a CDS encoding exonuclease RecJ, producing MISKRWTLRPFTHTKKEVESLANSLGIDNTLAELLILRGVENFEEAKHFFRPSLNDLHDPFLMKDMDVAVDRLLLAIEKKETIMIFGDYDVDGTTAVALVYGFLKIYYDKLIYYNPDRYKEGYGISTIGIDHAKESDVTLIIALDCGIKSIDKIDYAKQLGIDFIICDHHEPGSELPQAVAVLDPKRKDCPYPFKELTGNGVGFKLLTAFCDRRQIAIEKLYEWLDLVMVSIASDIVPIVGENRILAHFGLKKINENPRIGLRALKEVAGFNGEMSIESVVFTLGPRINAAGRIKHAKAAVQLMLSEDYDQAIQFAHEIQKHNLERRDFDSNITEEALAMINEDAWLANEAVSTVLFKNDWHKGVIGIVASRCIEHFYRPTVIFTQTKENFATGSARSVSGFNLYNAIESCSHLLEQYGGHAHAAGMTIPVENIAPFRQHFNEYVAQHILDEQKTPKIDIDIEVLLDELTPKFYRIMKQMGPFGPQNMQPVFLAKKVSLAAEPRILKEKHLKLEVLDENSGVTMTALGFNMKEYCYVQLMRNKYFDIAFSLEENNFRDQKTLQLFLKDVRFDA from the coding sequence ATGATCTCAAAAAGGTGGACCTTAAGGCCATTCACACATACAAAAAAAGAAGTTGAAAGTCTTGCCAATTCGCTTGGAATAGACAATACCCTTGCCGAACTCCTAATTCTTAGAGGAGTGGAAAATTTTGAAGAAGCTAAACATTTCTTTAGACCAAGTCTTAATGACCTTCATGATCCTTTCCTAATGAAGGACATGGATGTAGCTGTAGACAGGCTATTACTTGCTATAGAAAAAAAGGAAACCATCATGATCTTTGGTGATTACGATGTAGACGGTACCACGGCAGTTGCACTAGTATATGGCTTTTTGAAAATATACTATGACAAACTCATATATTACAATCCCGACAGATATAAAGAAGGTTATGGCATCTCAACAATTGGGATTGACCATGCAAAGGAAAGTGATGTAACTCTTATCATTGCCTTAGACTGCGGGATCAAATCAATTGATAAAATTGATTATGCAAAACAGCTTGGAATAGACTTCATTATATGTGATCACCATGAGCCAGGCTCGGAATTACCTCAGGCCGTTGCAGTTCTTGACCCCAAAAGAAAAGATTGCCCCTACCCTTTCAAAGAATTGACAGGAAATGGAGTTGGATTTAAGTTACTAACCGCTTTTTGTGATAGGCGACAAATAGCCATTGAAAAGCTTTATGAATGGTTAGACCTTGTTATGGTGAGTATTGCATCTGACATTGTACCCATTGTAGGCGAAAATAGAATTTTGGCCCACTTTGGACTAAAAAAAATAAACGAAAATCCTCGAATTGGCCTTAGGGCACTAAAGGAAGTCGCTGGTTTTAATGGCGAAATGAGCATTGAAAGTGTAGTATTCACGCTTGGACCTAGAATAAATGCAGCAGGAAGAATTAAGCATGCAAAAGCAGCAGTTCAACTAATGCTTTCGGAAGATTATGATCAGGCTATTCAATTTGCTCATGAAATTCAAAAACATAACCTCGAACGAAGAGATTTTGATAGCAATATCACAGAAGAAGCTTTGGCAATGATCAATGAGGATGCTTGGCTTGCAAATGAAGCAGTATCAACTGTTTTATTTAAAAATGATTGGCATAAGGGTGTTATAGGCATTGTCGCTTCTAGGTGTATTGAACACTTTTATCGCCCAACGGTGATTTTTACTCAAACAAAAGAAAACTTCGCAACAGGCTCAGCTAGGTCGGTTAGTGGTTTTAACCTTTATAATGCGATAGAGTCATGTTCACATTTACTTGAGCAATACGGTGGACATGCTCATGCCGCAGGAATGACTATTCCTGTGGAAAACATAGCACCTTTTCGCCAGCACTTTAATGAATACGTTGCTCAACACATTCTTGATGAGCAAAAAACACCTAAGATTGACATTGACATTGAAGTATTACTGGATGAACTTACACCCAAGTTTTACCGAATCATGAAGCAAATGGGACCTTTCGGTCCTCAAAATATGCAGCCAGTGTTTTTGGCAAAAAAAGTAAGCCTTGCCGCTGAACCTAGAATTTTAAAAGAAAAACATCTTAAACTTGAGGTTTTGGACGAAAATAGTGGCGTAACCATGACAGCCCTTGGCTTCAACATGAAAGAGTATTGCTACGTCCAGTTGATGAGGAACAAGTATTTTGATATTGCATTTTCACTTGAAGAAAACAACTTTCGAGATCAAAAGACCCTTCAATTGTTTTTAAAAGATGTTCGGTTTGATGCTTAA
- a CDS encoding D-mannonate dehydratase, which yields MKKLKKTFRWFGPSFGVSLADIKQVGATGIVTACHHIPAGEVWPVADIAKIKSDIENAGLEWSVVESVNVHNAIKTGSANRDEYIAKYIQTLKNLAEQDIKVVCYNFMPVLDWTRTNLDYRLGDGTSALRYNHLDLVAFDLFILKREGAENDYEGSLVKDATAHYDSLDQAERERLQNTVLAGLPGTRDVISLEVFRKHLADYADVSREKLKENLAYFLQAVIPEAEKVGVRMCVHPDDPPFSILGLPRIVSNYEDIKFLLEASESPANGLTFCSGSLGAGKDNDLVKIARDFGDKIHFIHLRNVARDPNGSFHESDHLDGSVPIAKVMLEIIKHQQKRNNDGNGVVDIPMRPDHGHVMLDDMNRMKDFYPGYSTLGRAKGLAELSGLEMGLRLSLNID from the coding sequence ATGAAAAAATTAAAGAAAACCTTTCGATGGTTTGGGCCATCTTTCGGGGTGAGTTTAGCCGATATCAAGCAAGTAGGTGCTACAGGAATTGTGACGGCTTGTCACCACATTCCAGCAGGTGAAGTTTGGCCAGTTGCTGATATCGCCAAAATAAAATCAGACATTGAAAATGCAGGGCTCGAGTGGTCAGTTGTAGAAAGTGTAAATGTGCACAACGCAATTAAGACGGGTAGTGCGAATCGCGATGAATACATTGCCAAATACATTCAAACTTTAAAAAATCTTGCGGAGCAGGATATAAAGGTTGTTTGTTATAACTTCATGCCTGTATTGGATTGGACAAGAACCAATCTCGACTATAGACTTGGTGACGGAACCTCTGCATTGAGATATAACCATTTGGACCTAGTCGCTTTTGATTTGTTCATTCTCAAAAGAGAAGGTGCCGAAAATGATTACGAGGGGTCATTGGTAAAAGATGCAACTGCACACTATGATTCACTAGATCAAGCAGAAAGAGAGCGTTTACAGAACACCGTTCTTGCAGGATTGCCTGGCACTAGAGACGTTATCTCTTTAGAGGTATTTAGAAAGCATTTGGCTGATTATGCTGATGTAAGCAGAGAAAAATTGAAAGAGAACTTAGCTTATTTCCTTCAGGCAGTAATTCCCGAAGCAGAAAAAGTAGGGGTAAGAATGTGTGTTCACCCTGATGATCCTCCTTTCTCTATATTAGGTTTACCTCGAATAGTTTCTAACTACGAGGATATAAAATTCTTACTCGAGGCTAGTGAGTCACCAGCAAACGGTCTCACTTTTTGTTCTGGATCACTTGGAGCAGGAAAGGACAATGATTTAGTAAAAATCGCAAGAGATTTTGGTGATAAAATACATTTTATACATCTTCGAAACGTGGCAAGAGATCCTAATGGTAGTTTCCATGAGTCGGATCACCTAGATGGTAGCGTTCCAATTGCTAAGGTTATGTTGGAAATAATTAAGCACCAACAAAAAAGGAACAACGACGGAAATGGTGTGGTAGACATACCAATGCGTCCTGATCATGGTCATGTAATGTTAGATGATATGAACAGAATGAAAGACTTTTACCCTGGTTACTCTACGCTTGGTCGAGCAAAAGGATTGGCTGAATTGAGTGGTTTAGAAATGGGCTTGAGACTTTCTTTAAATATTGATTGA
- a CDS encoding TRAP-type C4-dicarboxylate transport system, small permease component — MKAQIDKVIAGILSFLMFVITVVVLWGVFTRYAGAGQASWSEELARFLLIWIGVLGAAFVAGKREHLSLDLLKMNISPDKQHKLDKFISVLILFFAIAVLVVGGGQLIYLTQVLGQLSAAMRIPMSLVYSVIPLSGLLIVFYEIKFLIEK; from the coding sequence ATGAAAGCACAAATAGATAAAGTAATTGCTGGAATCTTGTCCTTCTTAATGTTCGTAATAACTGTAGTGGTACTATGGGGTGTATTTACACGTTACGCGGGTGCAGGACAAGCTAGCTGGAGTGAAGAACTCGCTAGGTTTTTATTGATATGGATTGGAGTTTTGGGAGCTGCATTTGTGGCTGGAAAGCGAGAGCACCTTTCTTTGGACTTGCTCAAAATGAATATAAGCCCAGACAAACAGCATAAGTTGGATAAGTTTATATCAGTTCTCATTTTGTTTTTTGCCATCGCTGTTTTGGTAGTAGGTGGTGGTCAGTTGATTTACCTTACTCAGGTTTTGGGTCAGCTTTCTGCAGCCATGCGAATTCCCATGTCTTTGGTTTATTCTGTGATACCACTTAGTGGGCTACTGATTGTATTTTATGAAATTAAATTTTTAATAGAGAAATAA
- a CDS encoding tripartite ATP-independent transporter solute receptor, DctP family encodes MIKKFFLFVVVAIALQSCDTGPTQKTLKLAHGLDTNHPVHIAMLDMAKKLKEKSGGKLELEIYPSGQLGTERQCLELIQIGSLAMTKVSAATMENFSPKLQVLSLPYIFDDREHSYRFQDSEEGKALLLESEKYRLRGLAYFDAGFRSFYMIDGQIETPADLAGKKVRVMESPSSMKLVRDLGGSPTPISYGELYTALQQGIVDGAENNAPSFYTARHYEVCKFYSIDEHSAVPDILVISTDTWSRLSEEEKGWVQEASDETVVLERELWQESEKFCLEEVQKAGVKVVYPDKSPFVEKTKGYREVYEKEKPEMFKIIQQIEALK; translated from the coding sequence ATGATAAAAAAGTTTTTTCTTTTTGTAGTAGTAGCAATTGCATTGCAATCTTGCGATACTGGGCCTACACAAAAAACACTGAAGCTCGCACACGGGCTCGACACCAATCACCCTGTTCACATTGCGATGTTGGATATGGCAAAAAAGCTAAAGGAGAAATCTGGAGGAAAACTAGAATTAGAGATTTATCCTAGTGGACAACTCGGAACAGAAAGACAGTGTTTGGAGCTGATTCAAATTGGTAGCTTGGCAATGACCAAAGTTTCTGCGGCTACAATGGAGAATTTTTCTCCAAAGCTTCAGGTACTTAGTTTGCCATATATTTTTGATGACCGTGAGCATTCTTACCGTTTTCAAGATAGTGAGGAAGGAAAAGCACTTTTGCTCGAAAGTGAAAAATACAGACTTCGTGGTTTAGCATATTTTGATGCTGGTTTTAGATCATTTTATATGATAGATGGCCAGATAGAAACTCCAGCAGACCTTGCAGGTAAAAAAGTACGTGTGATGGAAAGCCCAAGTTCTATGAAGTTAGTAAGAGACTTGGGAGGTTCACCAACGCCTATATCTTATGGTGAGCTTTACACTGCACTTCAGCAAGGTATTGTAGATGGAGCGGAGAATAATGCACCTAGTTTCTACACTGCAAGACATTATGAGGTTTGTAAATTTTATTCGATTGACGAACACAGTGCTGTTCCAGATATTCTTGTGATAAGTACTGATACTTGGAGTAGGTTGAGCGAGGAAGAGAAAGGTTGGGTGCAGGAAGCCTCAGATGAAACCGTTGTTTTGGAAAGAGAGCTTTGGCAAGAATCTGAGAAGTTTTGCTTGGAAGAAGTTCAAAAAGCTGGTGTAAAAGTAGTGTATCCAGATAAGTCTCCTTTCGTAGAAAAAACTAAAGGATACCGTGAGGTTTATGAAAAAGAAAAACCAGAGATGTTTAAAATTATTCAACAAATTGAAGCCTTGAAATAA